The stretch of DNA GCGTATTCGTCAGGGACCCAGGCAGCGACGCGAAGTTGCTGGACCGGTACGGCGTTGGATCCGCCAATGCGGGGAATGTCGATGGAGAGCGGTCCGCCCCATTGAGGAAAGGTCGCGTTTACGCGTTCGACGCGGAACAGGACCATTAGGTGAAATGGTTTTTCAGAGCTGCCTTCGCGGGCGACGTTCACAAAATATGATTCCCAACCGGCTGGGGGTGATCCGGCGGCGTTGCGTTCGAGCGATCCCCGTTTACCGGCGACCGTTACGCCCAGCAACTCAGCTTCGGCGGGCAAATCGATCGAGAGGCGTTGGCGTTCGCTGGAGGTGATTTTGTAGCGGCAGCGATAGGTCGTTCCCGCATCGGTGCTCGTGACGGCTTCGATTAAAGCGCGGGGGACGACCGTTTCGACGACTTCCTGGATTTCGTGTTTCGAGGCGGTCAATTGAACTTCGACCGGCTGCTTGAAATAGCGATAGGCCAGATCCGTGTTTTGATTAAGCAGTTTGAGTTCGCGTACGTCGATGGCTTCCAGCGTCTCGGTGGCAGCGGCGACGGACAATGCGCGATCCTTGTTCACCGCGACTTCGCCGTAAACGCGCGCCGGTGAGACCGCTGCTGTGCCGCGGGAAGTATTAGCCGGAACGTCCAACACGCGCGGCGGTTCGATCAGCACCGTTGCGGTTGTCCCCTCGGTTTCGGGTTTGAGGTCATATTTAATGCGAAACTGTTGTGAACCGGTGACATCGCGTTGCATGGCGACGGTCCAAGTGACCCAACCCTCTTCGGCTTCGTCCGCGCGACTTCTCTGTTTGATGGCGGTGCCGTTTCCGGAATCGACATTTTCAATTTGAACGTCCTCTACGGATTCGGGCACGGCGAAGACAAACGTATCGATGCCGGCGTATTGAATGTCGAAGTGCAACAGGGCGTTGACTTCGACAAGTTCTTGTTTGATGTTCACCTGCGTTGCGACTGATGCGGTCAAACGCGTCGGTTTGCGGAGGGTGGTGACGGTGATTTCCATGGGACGCTGCGTATAAGCCCAGACGGCTGTGATCCGCATGTTGGGTACGGGATGGATGTTGCGGGGACGGATGGGTTGTGCGGCGATGACCGCATCTTCTTCGGTGACGATTTCAATCGCCTCGGGCGCGAAGACAGCGACGGTCCCCGTTTCGCGGGTGGTGCCGATGGGTGTCAGCACGGGGAGTTTGAGTTCGGTTTTTTCCTTACCGGCCTGAAAATCCACATTGCCGCTGATGACGACATAGATCTGGCCCATGTTTTTTTGCGAGAGAGCAACTACCAATTCTTGCGTGTCCTCGGTGACTGTATATTTTTCCATTTGCTCGCAATGGACGGCGGCGACTTTGAAGTTTTCGGGTAATTGGTAGCGGAGTTCGAAAACGCCGGCTCGTTCGACGGTATAGATTGTTGAGGTATCGACGTGCAGTTCGTCATCACGGAATTCCAATCGCGTGTTTTGCACGGCGGTTATCCGTGGTTCAACGGGTTTGGCGCGCAGTTGGAAGTCGAAATCGCGGGTGTAGAATTTGAAATACATGCCGCCCGGTCGCCGCATGGCTTTGGGGATCTCAGCTGATTCAATCCGCGTGAGGCCGGTTTGAGTTTCGATCGGCAGGGTGATGTCCGCAGCGTGGTTGACGGAAATCAAACCGCTTTCGCGAACCGCGCCTCGCGCGTGAATCCCATGATTGACGCCATCGGGATCGATGCCCGCGAGGGAAAATGTGTCGTCCGGGACGGGACGTTCGGTATGGACTTCGATCGTGATAGTGCGTGATTTGCCCGGCAACAGATCGACGGTGATCACCTGTCCCGATTGTTCCTTGGCCGCCTGCCAGCCTTTGAGCGCGGGAGAGGCGACATCGAGAATGCGATGTCCAGTGGGAACAGCGATGCGGACTTGGTCCAAATTGCCCCGGAGAACTTTGTAGGCCAGTGCTGCGTGCGTATGGATCAGCCCGTCCGCCACGCGAATGTCCAATTGGTTTTCAACGCTGGCCAGCAGGTCCATTTCGGGAGCGGAACTGACACGGGGATGCCACCGCGCGGAAATGGTCTTCGTCGCCCCCAGTCCCGCCTGCACGCGGGTGAGGTTGCCTTCGGTTTTGATGGGCGTGGAGACGAGATGCGGCGTGACTTCGACTGTTTGGTCGGCGGCGGGGATTTCCAAATCGAAGTTGGTGATGCCGACCGTGGGGCATTGCAGTGAGAAACTCCGTCCATCGGGCGACGTGCGGATTCGTGACACGAGTTCCAACGTCACCGTATGTTCCCCTTTTTCGGGAAGCAGTAAGGCATACGTCCCTTCGCCGGTGCCACGTAGTAGAATCCGTTCGTTGCTGGCAGTCATTTTTCCGACAGCGGCGTCGCCGAATTGCAAGGGGACTTCGGCCCATGGTTTGCCGAGCACTTGCACGGTGAAGACCGCTTCGATTTTTACCAAATCATTGACGACTTTTCCGCGATAATCCGCCCGAGAAATCACCGCCCCGATCGGGGGTTTTTCGGAGTCGCCATCGGGTATGGTCTTGCCGGCCCACAGTTTGAGGTACTGGGAGTACGGCATGAAGACGGTCGCCGTTTCCTTTTCAAAGACCTGTTTGAGGTTTTTGTAGGGTAGGTAAATTAGCCGTTCCCAGTCCGCGGCCGGATTGGGTTCCGCGTCCGGAGTCGGTTCCTCGGCGGGGCTGGTTTCCGGTTGCGAATCGTCCGCGACTTCCGTGGCGGGCGTCTCTTGGGAGAAGGCGTTGACGGGCAGCGCGGCGACGAGTCCGCAGCACAATGAGCCAAATAACATGCGTGTGGTGAGCGAACGGATTCGCATGGGACAATGCCTCGCAGAGTTAAACAGAAGAGTTGTGGTGTCTGGCGGATTCAAAAAGCGGTGAGCAATGTGTCGGTCTCAGGAACCGATAGATGCAGTGTTCCCCGTTATAAGACGTCGAGAATGATAAAATCATTGCAAGAAATCCAGGTTTTTTTAAAAATTGCGCAGCATTTCTCACGGGAGTGATTGGTTTTGTGACAACGATGTCACAATCGTGAGCTTGTCGCGTACCGCATGGGGGCACTGCGCGCAAAGATCGATCATGTCGGCGAGACGCCGAAAAGCGAATGTCGATGATTTCGTTCCCCCTGTGGTGACGCCGACTGCCAATCCCGTGTCGTTACGCGTCCCGTGCCGCCCAGCGGGCGGCGGCTTCTCCAGCGCAGAGAAGCGAATCGTTATCTCGGCCTCACGCAGCCCGCGCTGGTGCAATCGTCTGAGATGTTTCGCTATCCATCACTTCTTCGATGAGCGCGCCATAGTCTTCCGAGCCATGACATTTGGGTGCATATTGAAAAATAGGTTTGCCGTGACTAGGAGCCTCGGCCAATTTGATGTTTCGGCGGATTTTGCTACGGAAGATTCTAGCGCCCGCCCAGGGAGCATGTGGATCGGCATGTTCCAAGAACTCGGCCAGATCCTCGGCAATGTCCGCAGCCAGGCGCGTTCCGGTTTCATACATGCACAGCACCACGCCGCTGACCCGCAGTTGCCGGTTCAGTCGGCGATTGACGAGAGCTGTGGTTTCAAACAATTTCGAGAGCCCGTGCAGCGCTAAGAAGTGCGGTTGCAAGGGGATGAATACCTCTTCGGCGGCCGCCAACGCGTTGACGGTTAACACCCCCAGTGACGGGGGGCAATCCATGACGACGTAGTCGTAGGGTTCATTTTGCCGCAATTCGTTGATCGCTGCTTTCAAAATGAGTTCGCGGCCCGGGACATCGGCGAGCTCCATTTCAGCGGCGGCCAGATCAATGCTCGAGGGAATGCACCACAAGTTCGAAGCGACCAGTTGTCGAGCCTCGGTCATGGTTTTGGAGTCGGCGAAGACATCGTAGATGGTGGGGGTTTTGCCGTGGGCTTCGATCCCGACGTGGAGCGAGGCGTGGGCTTGCGGATCGAGATCGACCAGGCAAACGCGGCGTCCGGCATTTGCCAGTCCGGCGGATAAATTGACGCTGGTTGTCGTTTTGCCGACGCCCCCTTTTTGATTCATTACAACGATCGTGCGCATGGGATTCCCTTCCCTCTATATCTATTGGGCAACGTCTAAAACGGCTCGTGTGTCGATCACCTACTCGTGGCGCCCCGGTTTTCTCCGAAGGCAGGCAGGCGCGGAGTATAGACGTCATCCCAAAAGAGCGAAAGAGGAGTTCGGCGGCAGGTCGTCGACAAGTCGTTTCAAAATCCTCCGGCGCGTCCCACTGACACCG from Symmachiella dynata encodes:
- a CDS encoding ParA family protein, with product MRTIVVMNQKGGVGKTTTSVNLSAGLANAGRRVCLVDLDPQAHASLHVGIEAHGKTPTIYDVFADSKTMTEARQLVASNLWCIPSSIDLAAAEMELADVPGRELILKAAINELRQNEPYDYVVMDCPPSLGVLTVNALAAAEEVFIPLQPHFLALHGLSKLFETTALVNRRLNRQLRVSGVVLCMYETGTRLAADIAEDLAEFLEHADPHAPWAGARIFRSKIRRNIKLAEAPSHGKPIFQYAPKCHGSEDYGALIEEVMDSETSQTIAPARAA